Proteins encoded in a region of the Labrus bergylta chromosome 9, fLabBer1.1, whole genome shotgun sequence genome:
- the LOC109987328 gene encoding ubiquitin-conjugating enzyme E2 D3 isoform X1 — protein MALKRISKELTDLSRDPPAQCSAGPVGEDMFHWQATIMGPPDSPYQGGVFFLTIHFPTDYPFKPPKVAFTTRIYHPNINSNGSICLDILRSQWSPALTISKVLLSICSLLCDPNPDDPLVPEIARIYKTDPTKYNRLAREWTEKYAML, from the exons GAATTAACCGATCTGTCCAGAGATCCTCCGGCTCAGTGCTCTGCCGGGCCCGTCGGTGAAGACA tgtttcattgGCAAGCTACTATTATGGGGCCG CCTGACAGTCCCTATCAGGGCGGAGTTTTTTTCCTGACTATACATTTCCCTACAGATTATCCCTTCAAACCACCCAAG GTCGCCTTCACAACAAGAATTTATCACCCAAATATTAACAGTAATGGCAGCATCTGCTTGGATATATTGAGATCACAGTGGTCTCCAGCATTAACTATCTCTAAAG TCCTTTTGTCCATTTGTTCTCTGTTATGTGACCCGAACCCTGACGACCCGCTAGTGCCAGAGATCGCCCGCATCTACAAAACAGACCCCACCAA GTATAACAGACTAGCCAGGGAGTGGACAGAGAAATATGCCATGCTGTGA
- the LOC109987328 gene encoding ubiquitin-conjugating enzyme E2 D3 isoform X2, with protein sequence MALKRISKELTDLSRDPPAQCSAGPVGEDMFHWQATIMGPPDSPYQGGVFFLTIHFPTDYPFKPPKVAFTTRIYHPNINSNGSICLDILRSQWSPALTISKVLLSICSLLCDPNPDDPLVPEIARIYKTDPTKYNRTAQEWTQKYAM encoded by the exons GAATTAACCGATCTGTCCAGAGATCCTCCGGCTCAGTGCTCTGCCGGGCCCGTCGGTGAAGACA tgtttcattgGCAAGCTACTATTATGGGGCCG CCTGACAGTCCCTATCAGGGCGGAGTTTTTTTCCTGACTATACATTTCCCTACAGATTATCCCTTCAAACCACCCAAG GTCGCCTTCACAACAAGAATTTATCACCCAAATATTAACAGTAATGGCAGCATCTGCTTGGATATATTGAGATCACAGTGGTCTCCAGCATTAACTATCTCTAAAG TCCTTTTGTCCATTTGTTCTCTGTTATGTGACCCGAACCCTGACGACCCGCTAGTGCCAGAGATCGCCCGCATCTACAAAACAGACCCCACCAA gtacaACAGGACAGCTCAGGAATGGACTCAGAAATATGCCATGTGA